From Achromobacter spanius, a single genomic window includes:
- a CDS encoding efflux RND transporter periplasmic adaptor subunit: protein MKKAVLLAAVAAGLAAGAALGVFVPRWLAPSAAPVPVTAKSQTAPAAPSRVAVAAVQEIPFARGLSAVGSLRSDESVVLRPEVAGRIQAIDFKEGQPVKQGQLLIRLDDSVPRAELAQARANLTLAQSHYRRAVELQGKGFVSQQARDESASTLKVQEAAVALAQARLDKMTITAPFAGIVGLRSVSVGDYVNQGQDLAPLEAIDPLKVDFRVPEMYLSKVRVGQQLTLRLDALPGQERGGLVYAVSPLVDAGGRSILLRATVANQDGVLRPGMFARVQLLFNQDKALVAPEAALSPSGETQYVYRVENGVAHRREVTIGERREGRVEILTGVALNDQLVVSGLQRVTDGAPVTIVGNGQ from the coding sequence ATGAAAAAAGCTGTACTGCTGGCCGCCGTCGCGGCAGGGTTGGCCGCGGGGGCCGCGCTCGGCGTGTTTGTGCCGCGCTGGCTGGCCCCGTCCGCCGCTCCCGTTCCGGTCACCGCCAAATCTCAAACCGCGCCCGCCGCGCCGTCCCGCGTTGCCGTGGCCGCCGTCCAGGAAATTCCCTTTGCGCGTGGTCTGTCGGCCGTGGGCAGCCTGCGGTCCGATGAATCCGTCGTCCTGCGCCCCGAAGTTGCCGGGCGCATCCAGGCCATTGACTTCAAGGAAGGCCAGCCCGTCAAACAGGGCCAGCTGCTCATCCGCCTGGACGACTCGGTGCCGCGCGCTGAACTCGCTCAGGCGCGCGCGAACCTGACGCTGGCGCAAAGCCATTACCGCCGCGCCGTCGAGCTGCAGGGCAAGGGCTTCGTCAGCCAGCAGGCGCGCGACGAGTCGGCCAGCACGCTGAAGGTGCAGGAGGCCGCCGTGGCGCTGGCCCAGGCGCGGCTCGACAAGATGACGATCACCGCGCCGTTCGCGGGCATCGTCGGCCTGCGCAGCGTGTCCGTGGGCGACTACGTGAACCAGGGCCAGGACCTGGCGCCGCTCGAGGCGATCGATCCGCTCAAGGTGGATTTCCGCGTGCCCGAGATGTACTTGAGCAAGGTGCGTGTCGGCCAGCAACTGACGCTGCGCCTGGACGCGTTGCCCGGCCAGGAGCGCGGGGGACTCGTCTACGCGGTCAGCCCGCTGGTCGACGCGGGCGGCCGGTCCATCCTGCTGCGCGCCACCGTCGCCAACCAGGACGGCGTGCTGCGCCCCGGCATGTTCGCCCGGGTGCAACTGCTGTTCAACCAGGACAAGGCGCTGGTTGCGCCGGAAGCCGCGCTATCGCCGTCGGGCGAAACGCAGTACGTTTACCGGGTCGAGAACGGCGTGGCGCACCGGCGCGAAGTGACCATCGGCGAGCGCCGCGAGGGCCGTGTCGAGATCCTGACCGGCGTCGCCCTGAACGACCAGCTGGTGGTCTCGGGCCTGCAGCGCGTGACCGATGGCGCGCCCGTGACCATCGTGGGCAACGGCCAATAG
- a CDS encoding class I SAM-dependent methyltransferase has translation MAEETPPIVELAEWFQTPPGQYVLAWERAQFDAAVADVFGYYAWQVGLADLNLLRANRMPFKGYVGTETPTPENMPGWQSRVVVAEPEALPFESQSVDLLILPHTFELTPDPHNVLREVERVLVPEGRVVISGFNPWSMWGARTRMPGMEPWLPQPPSSQVSLARLKDWFKLLSLEVDESQFGCYAPACRSEKWLQRWSFLESAGARWWSLGGAVYMVSAVKRVTGMRIIGPAWKTKPKRARAASVVVNRQADDGFDPS, from the coding sequence GTGGCAGAAGAAACTCCGCCGATTGTAGAACTGGCCGAATGGTTCCAGACGCCGCCGGGCCAGTACGTGCTGGCCTGGGAGCGGGCCCAGTTCGACGCGGCCGTCGCGGATGTCTTCGGATATTACGCCTGGCAGGTCGGCTTGGCCGACCTGAACCTGTTGCGGGCGAACCGGATGCCGTTCAAGGGCTATGTGGGCACCGAGACCCCCACGCCGGAAAACATGCCCGGCTGGCAGTCGCGCGTGGTCGTCGCTGAGCCCGAGGCTTTGCCGTTCGAATCGCAAAGCGTGGACCTCCTGATTCTGCCGCACACCTTCGAACTCACGCCCGACCCCCACAACGTGCTGCGCGAGGTCGAACGCGTGCTTGTGCCGGAGGGCCGCGTTGTCATTTCCGGGTTCAATCCCTGGAGCATGTGGGGGGCGCGCACCCGCATGCCCGGCATGGAGCCCTGGCTGCCGCAGCCGCCGTCGTCCCAGGTGTCGCTGGCGCGGCTCAAGGACTGGTTCAAGCTGCTCTCGCTGGAGGTCGATGAAAGCCAGTTCGGCTGCTACGCGCCGGCCTGCCGCAGCGAAAAATGGCTCCAGCGCTGGAGCTTCCTGGAGTCCGCCGGCGCCCGCTGGTGGAGCCTGGGCGGCGCGGTATACATGGTGTCGGCGGTCAAGCGCGTGACCGGCATGCGTATCATCGGGCCTGCCTGGAAGACCAAACCCAAGCGCGCACGCGCGGCCTCGGTGGTGGTCAACCGCCAGGCGGACGACGGCTTCGACCCCTCCTGA
- a CDS encoding transglycosylase SLT domain-containing protein has protein sequence MNLSRLLLPLMLAVLAGCAGTKTPDSKNLTTNSQGRYIARDTSRTIDLTNPPADAWDRIRRGFAIPNLNTDLSQQWTEYYASHPEAVQRMAERAGKYLYFIVDEINRRGLPTELALLPFVESAYNPTALSRAQASGLWQFVPATGQHFNLKQDWWRDERRDPIASTNAALDYLEKLFEMQGDWYLALASYNWGEGSVQRAMAKNEAAGQNTDYLSLNMPGETRNYVPKLQAIKNIIADPQRYAVALPPVGNTPYFVTVQKNSDIDLEIAAKLAEMPLDEFKALNPSFNRPVIRGDHGPTLLLPADRVEIFNANLTNYKGDLSAWKVYHSRRGESYAAIAKRFGVSEASLRETNDISRRQKSANGQALLVPGDPGTGGVQIASLAPPVGALDAAPQDNKAAAPRGRAAQAPAARVASARPNVRSHKVRQGDTLFSLAKQYGTTVDALRALNNIKGSALKIGTQLRVPGTNARG, from the coding sequence ATGAATCTATCCCGACTCCTTCTGCCGCTCATGCTGGCAGTCCTCGCCGGTTGCGCAGGAACCAAAACCCCCGATAGCAAGAACCTCACCACCAACTCCCAAGGCCGATACATCGCCCGGGACACCTCCCGCACGATCGACCTGACCAACCCGCCGGCCGACGCCTGGGACCGCATCCGCCGCGGTTTCGCGATCCCCAACCTGAACACCGATCTCTCGCAGCAGTGGACCGAGTACTACGCGTCCCACCCCGAGGCGGTGCAGCGCATGGCCGAACGCGCGGGCAAATACCTGTATTTCATCGTCGACGAGATCAACCGCCGCGGCCTGCCGACCGAACTGGCGCTGCTGCCCTTCGTGGAAAGCGCGTACAACCCGACGGCACTGTCCCGCGCGCAGGCCTCGGGCCTGTGGCAGTTCGTGCCGGCCACGGGCCAGCACTTCAACCTGAAGCAGGACTGGTGGCGTGACGAGCGCCGCGATCCCATCGCCTCGACCAACGCGGCGCTGGACTACCTGGAAAAGCTGTTCGAGATGCAGGGCGACTGGTACCTCGCCCTGGCTTCGTACAACTGGGGCGAAGGCTCGGTGCAGCGCGCCATGGCCAAGAACGAGGCTGCCGGCCAGAACACCGACTACCTGTCGCTGAACATGCCGGGCGAGACCCGCAACTACGTGCCCAAGCTTCAGGCCATCAAGAACATCATTGCGGACCCGCAGCGCTACGCCGTGGCCTTGCCGCCCGTGGGCAACACGCCGTACTTCGTCACGGTGCAGAAGAACAGCGACATCGACCTTGAAATCGCCGCCAAGCTGGCCGAAATGCCGCTGGACGAATTCAAGGCCCTGAACCCGTCCTTCAACCGCCCGGTCATCCGCGGCGACCACGGCCCCACCCTGCTGCTGCCGGCCGATCGCGTCGAAATCTTCAACGCCAACCTCACCAATTACAAGGGCGACCTGTCCGCCTGGAAGGTCTACCATTCGCGCCGCGGCGAGTCCTACGCCGCCATCGCCAAGCGCTTTGGCGTGTCTGAGGCTTCGCTGCGCGAGACCAACGACATCAGCCGCCGCCAGAAGTCCGCGAACGGCCAGGCGCTGCTGGTGCCGGGCGACCCCGGTACGGGCGGTGTGCAGATCGCATCGCTGGCCCCACCGGTGGGTGCACTGGACGCCGCGCCGCAAGACAACAAGGCCGCCGCGCCGCGAGGCCGCGCCGCGCAGGCGCCTGCCGCCCGCGTCGCCAGCGCCCGCCCCAACGTGCGCAGCCACAAGGTCCGCCAGGGCGACACCCTGTTCTCGCTGGCCAAGCAATACGGCACCACGGTCGACGCGCTGCGCGCGCTCAACAACATCAAGGGCAGCGCCCTGAAGATCGGCACGCAGCTTCGCGTGCCGGGCACGAACGCGCGCGGCTGA
- the rnhA gene encoding ribonuclease HI has protein sequence MQDTKANDQKVEMWTDGACKGNPGPGGWGVLMRAGSHEKTLHGGELQTTNNRMELLAVIEGLRALKRPCVVTIHTDSQYVMKGMTEWLVNWKRRGWMTAEKKPVKNAELWQALDEQVQRHQVSWRWVRGHAGDPGNERADQLANMGVEVARRA, from the coding sequence ATGCAGGACACCAAAGCGAACGATCAGAAAGTGGAAATGTGGACCGACGGCGCCTGCAAGGGCAATCCGGGTCCCGGCGGCTGGGGCGTGCTCATGCGCGCCGGTTCGCATGAAAAGACGCTGCATGGCGGCGAACTCCAGACCACCAACAACCGGATGGAGCTGCTGGCGGTCATCGAAGGCCTGCGCGCGCTCAAGCGCCCGTGCGTCGTCACCATCCACACCGATTCGCAATATGTCATGAAGGGCATGACCGAGTGGCTGGTCAACTGGAAACGGCGCGGCTGGATGACCGCCGAGAAAAAACCGGTCAAGAATGCCGAGCTCTGGCAGGCGCTGGACGAACAGGTGCAGCGCCACCAGGTCTCGTGGCGCTGGGTGCGCGGCCATGCGGGGGATCCCGGCAACGAGCGCGCGGACCAGCTTGCCAACATGGGCGTCGAGGTCGCCCGCCGCGCCTGA
- the fabI gene encoding enoyl-ACP reductase FabI: MGFLAGKRILVTGVLSNRSIAYGIARACHQQGAELAFTYVGDRFKDRVSEFAAEFGSNIVLPCDVAEDSQIDGAFAELATHWDGLDGLVHSIGFAPREAIAGNFLDGLSREGFRIAHDISAYSFAAMAKAALPLMEGRNGSVLTLTYLGAERVVPNYNTMGLAKASLEASVRYLATALGPRGIRANGISAGPIKTLAASGIKDFSAILKFVENQAPLRRNITIEDVGNVAAFMLSDLAAGVTGEITHVDGGFSTIVPGMED; encoded by the coding sequence ATGGGCTTTCTTGCCGGCAAGCGCATCCTGGTCACCGGGGTGCTTTCCAACCGTTCCATCGCCTACGGCATCGCGCGCGCCTGTCATCAGCAAGGCGCCGAACTCGCTTTCACATATGTGGGCGATCGCTTCAAGGACCGCGTGAGCGAATTCGCCGCCGAATTCGGCAGCAACATCGTGCTGCCCTGCGACGTGGCCGAAGACAGCCAGATCGACGGCGCCTTTGCCGAGCTGGCCACGCACTGGGACGGCCTGGACGGCCTGGTCCACTCCATTGGCTTTGCCCCGCGCGAAGCCATCGCCGGCAATTTCCTGGACGGCCTGTCGCGCGAAGGCTTCCGCATCGCCCACGACATCTCCGCCTACAGCTTTGCCGCCATGGCCAAGGCCGCGCTGCCCCTGATGGAAGGTCGCAACGGTTCCGTGCTGACGCTGACGTACCTGGGCGCCGAGCGCGTGGTCCCCAACTACAACACGATGGGTCTGGCCAAGGCGTCGCTTGAAGCCAGCGTGCGCTACCTGGCCACGGCGCTGGGCCCGCGCGGCATCCGCGCCAACGGCATCTCCGCCGGCCCGATCAAGACCCTGGCCGCCAGCGGCATCAAGGACTTCTCGGCCATCCTGAAGTTCGTGGAAAACCAGGCCCCCCTGCGCCGCAACATCACCATCGAAGACGTCGGCAACGTCGCGGCCTTCATGCTGTCGGACCTGGCCGCCGGCGTGACCGGCGAAATCACCCACGTGGACGGCGGTTTCTCGACCATCGTTCCGGGCATGGAAGACTAA
- the dnaQ gene encoding DNA polymerase III subunit epsilon: MRQIIFDTETTGLDPAQGHRIVEIGCVELVNRMSTGNNLHIYLNPDRDSDPEALAVHGLTTEFLSDKPRFSEVADEFVKFIQGAELIAHNAAFDVKFFNAELAKTGRGPITEFCETVTDSLMHARSMFPGKRNSLDALCDRFGISNAHRTLHGALLDSQLLAEVWLAMTRGQDALLIDVDDNAGTGSDGLVLAKFDASGLPVLYASAEELAEHEAYVAALDKSVGGESIWRKLDAPVVAAA, encoded by the coding sequence ATGCGCCAGATCATCTTTGACACTGAAACCACCGGACTGGACCCTGCACAGGGTCATCGCATTGTCGAAATCGGCTGCGTGGAGCTCGTCAACCGGATGTCGACGGGCAACAACCTGCACATCTATCTGAATCCGGACCGCGACAGCGATCCCGAGGCGCTGGCCGTGCACGGGCTGACCACCGAATTCCTGTCGGACAAGCCGCGCTTTTCCGAGGTTGCGGACGAATTCGTCAAGTTCATCCAGGGCGCCGAGCTGATCGCGCATAACGCCGCGTTCGACGTGAAATTCTTCAATGCCGAACTCGCCAAGACCGGCCGCGGTCCCATCACCGAGTTCTGCGAGACCGTCACCGACTCGTTGATGCATGCCCGGTCGATGTTCCCCGGCAAGCGCAATTCGCTGGACGCGCTGTGCGACCGCTTCGGCATCTCGAACGCGCACCGCACGCTGCACGGCGCATTGCTTGACTCGCAGCTTCTGGCCGAAGTCTGGCTGGCGATGACGCGCGGCCAGGACGCGCTGCTGATCGACGTGGACGACAACGCGGGGACCGGCAGCGACGGCCTGGTGCTGGCCAAGTTCGACGCCTCGGGGCTGCCGGTGCTGTACGCCAGCGCCGAAGAGCTGGCCGAGCACGAGGCTTACGTTGCCGCGCTGGACAAGAGCGTGGGCGGCGAGAGCATCTGGCGCAAGCTCGACGCGCCAGTCGTGGCGGCTGCTTGA
- the gloB gene encoding hydroxyacylglutathione hydrolase, with amino-acid sequence MQALTAPAGGRERNAAVLPLPAFSDNYIWAIVRDGQAAVVDPGEAGPVLRFLDQQGLKLRAILLTHHHADHVGGVLELSRIEGITVYGPAREKLPRCDVRLAEGDRVTLPELDLDLTVLDVPGHTAGHIAYAGRAAGVEHALFCGDTLFAGGCGRLFEGTAAQMFDSLEKFSALPADTKVFCAHEYTLANLRWASAVEPANRDLHTWHLRAQQLRADGHPTLPSTIGQERATNPFLRTQQPDVAQAAASWAGRHQNTPVEVFASLREWKNDFK; translated from the coding sequence ATGCAAGCCTTGACCGCCCCCGCAGGCGGCCGCGAACGCAACGCCGCGGTCTTGCCTTTGCCAGCCTTTTCCGACAACTACATCTGGGCGATCGTCCGCGACGGCCAGGCGGCTGTCGTGGACCCCGGCGAAGCCGGACCCGTATTGCGGTTTCTGGATCAGCAAGGCTTGAAGCTGCGCGCCATTCTACTCACGCACCACCACGCCGACCATGTGGGCGGCGTGCTCGAATTGTCCCGCATCGAGGGCATCACCGTATATGGTCCGGCGCGCGAAAAGCTGCCCCGTTGCGACGTCCGCCTGGCCGAAGGCGACCGCGTGACGCTGCCGGAACTGGACCTGGACCTGACCGTGCTGGACGTCCCGGGCCACACCGCCGGGCACATCGCCTATGCCGGCCGCGCGGCCGGCGTCGAGCACGCGCTGTTCTGTGGCGACACGCTTTTCGCGGGCGGCTGTGGCCGGCTTTTCGAGGGCACTGCGGCGCAAATGTTTGATTCCTTGGAAAAATTTTCCGCTTTACCGGCGGATACAAAAGTTTTTTGCGCACACGAGTACACTCTAGCGAACCTTCGCTGGGCATCGGCCGTCGAACCGGCCAACCGCGACCTGCACACGTGGCACCTGCGGGCCCAGCAATTACGCGCGGATGGTCACCCCACGCTTCCTTCGACCATCGGCCAGGAACGCGCGACCAATCCGTTCTTGCGCACGCAGCAGCCCGACGTCGCCCAGGCAGCCGCAAGCTGGGCCGGACGCCACCAGAATACGCCGGTAGAGGTTTTTGCCTCCCTTCGTGAATGGAAGAACGACTTCAAGTGA
- a CDS encoding efflux RND transporter permease subunit, with the protein MRISETCIKRPVFASVLSLIIVLIGLISYSRLTVREYPKIDEPIVSVDTTYKGASPEVIESQVTKPLEDQLAGIEGVNVMTSRSRSERSQINIKFNLTRDPDAAAAEVRDKVSRARRFLPDEIDEPIIGKVEADSQPIIYIAVESGSFSAIQTSDYINRYIKTRLSVLPGAAEVRVFGERLPSMRIYVDRDKLAAYGLTVQDVEAALRSQNVEIPAGRIESRAREFSVVSATDLQTPAQFEDVIVANVKGYPVRMRDVAKVEIAAANDRILSRFNGKPAINIGVTRQSTANPLELSKAARQEVARLNETLPAGMKLNIAYDSSVFIERSIDSVFHTIVEAIVLVVLVIFFFLRNLRASIIPIVTIPVSLVGACALMYLFGFSINTLTLLAMVLAIGLVVDDAIVVLENIYRHIEDGMPRKEAALRGSKEIGFAVVAMTMTLVTVYAPLAFATGRTGRLFIEFALALAGAVLVSGFVALTLTPMMCSVLLRHETSHSRWYNLIEGWLNGMSNGYRRLLGASLRHRWIVVVIGLAVAAGSGVLFKVVKSELAPVEDRGVVFGIVNSPEGATLNYTLDSMLGIEKFYADIPEASGSQVTVGFPTVTDGTAILRLKPWEERERKQQAITQQLQPQFASLPGVRAFPTNPPSLGQSARSKPVEFIIMSQASYEELSRLTEIFLTELRKYPGLLNLDTDLRLNTPELRVRVDRDKMADVGANVDVVGRTLESMLGGRQVTRYKDEGEQYDVIVQVTPRDRANPTDISGIYVRARDGSMVQLDNLLGVHEGVSPQSLNHFNRLRAVKIDAAVAPGYALGEVLEHMHQVAREVLPNTIITDLDGQSREFRDSSGSIYLVFAMALAFIYLVLAAQFESWRNPFIIMLSVPLSMTGALLALWLTGGTLSIYSQIGLITLVGLITKHGILIVEFTNQLRDEGRELFEAVIEASVLRLRPILMTTGAMVLGTVPLALSTGAGAESRQQIGWVLVGGLLLGTLLTLFVVPVAYTLIATARKKAGKSGSEADHPHTPPAPQPQTSE; encoded by the coding sequence ATGCGTATCTCGGAAACCTGTATCAAGCGCCCGGTGTTCGCGTCGGTCCTGTCGCTGATCATCGTGCTGATCGGCCTGATCTCGTATTCGCGCCTGACGGTGCGCGAATACCCCAAGATCGATGAGCCCATCGTCTCGGTCGACACCACGTACAAGGGTGCGTCGCCCGAGGTGATCGAATCGCAGGTGACCAAGCCGCTGGAAGACCAGTTGGCCGGCATCGAAGGCGTGAACGTGATGACCTCGCGCAGCCGGTCCGAACGCAGCCAGATCAACATCAAGTTCAACCTGACGCGCGACCCGGACGCCGCTGCGGCCGAAGTCCGCGACAAGGTGTCGCGCGCGCGGCGCTTTCTGCCGGACGAGATCGACGAGCCCATCATCGGCAAGGTCGAAGCAGACTCCCAGCCCATCATCTACATCGCGGTGGAATCCGGATCGTTCTCGGCCATCCAGACGTCCGACTACATCAACCGCTACATCAAGACCCGCCTGTCGGTGCTGCCGGGGGCGGCGGAGGTGCGCGTCTTTGGCGAGCGGCTGCCGTCCATGCGCATCTACGTCGACCGCGACAAGCTGGCCGCCTACGGCCTGACGGTGCAGGACGTCGAAGCCGCGCTGCGCAGCCAGAACGTGGAGATTCCGGCCGGACGCATCGAGTCGCGCGCGCGGGAATTCTCGGTGGTGTCCGCGACCGATCTGCAGACCCCGGCCCAGTTTGAAGACGTGATCGTCGCCAACGTGAAGGGCTATCCGGTGCGGATGCGCGACGTGGCCAAGGTCGAGATCGCCGCGGCCAATGACCGTATTTTGTCCCGCTTCAATGGCAAGCCCGCCATCAACATCGGCGTCACCCGGCAGTCCACGGCCAACCCGCTGGAACTGTCCAAGGCGGCGCGCCAGGAAGTCGCGCGGCTGAACGAGACCCTGCCCGCCGGCATGAAGCTGAACATCGCGTACGACTCGTCGGTGTTCATCGAGCGGTCCATCGATTCCGTGTTCCACACCATCGTTGAAGCCATCGTGCTGGTGGTGCTGGTGATCTTCTTCTTCCTGCGCAACCTGCGCGCCAGCATCATTCCCATCGTCACCATCCCGGTGTCGCTGGTGGGCGCCTGCGCGCTGATGTACCTGTTCGGCTTTTCGATCAACACGCTGACGCTGCTGGCCATGGTGCTGGCGATCGGCCTGGTGGTGGACGACGCGATCGTGGTCCTGGAGAACATCTACCGGCACATCGAGGACGGCATGCCGCGCAAGGAAGCGGCATTGCGGGGGTCGAAGGAAATCGGCTTCGCGGTGGTCGCCATGACCATGACGCTCGTCACCGTGTATGCGCCGCTGGCGTTCGCCACGGGGCGTACGGGCCGGCTGTTCATTGAATTCGCGCTGGCGCTGGCCGGCGCGGTGCTGGTGTCGGGCTTCGTGGCGCTGACGCTCACGCCCATGATGTGTTCCGTGCTGCTGCGGCACGAGACCAGCCATAGCCGCTGGTACAACCTGATCGAAGGCTGGCTGAACGGCATGAGCAACGGCTATCGCCGCCTGCTGGGCGCGTCGCTGCGGCATCGCTGGATCGTCGTGGTGATCGGGCTGGCCGTGGCCGCGGGCAGCGGCGTGCTGTTCAAGGTGGTCAAGAGCGAGCTGGCGCCGGTTGAGGACCGGGGCGTGGTGTTCGGCATCGTGAACTCGCCCGAGGGCGCGACGCTGAACTACACGCTGGACAGCATGCTGGGCATCGAGAAGTTCTATGCCGACATCCCCGAAGCCAGCGGCAGTCAGGTCACGGTGGGCTTTCCGACGGTCACGGACGGCACCGCCATCCTGCGCTTGAAGCCCTGGGAAGAACGCGAGCGCAAGCAGCAGGCCATCACGCAGCAATTGCAGCCGCAGTTCGCGTCGTTGCCGGGCGTGCGCGCCTTCCCCACCAATCCGCCGTCGCTGGGCCAGTCGGCCCGGTCCAAGCCGGTGGAATTCATCATCATGAGCCAGGCCTCGTACGAAGAGCTGTCGCGGCTGACCGAGATTTTCCTGACCGAGCTGCGCAAGTATCCCGGCCTGCTGAACCTGGACACCGACCTGCGCCTGAACACGCCGGAACTGCGCGTGCGCGTGGACCGCGACAAGATGGCCGACGTGGGCGCCAACGTGGACGTCGTGGGCCGCACGCTGGAATCCATGCTGGGCGGCCGCCAGGTCACCCGCTACAAGGACGAGGGCGAGCAGTACGACGTGATCGTGCAGGTGACGCCGCGCGACCGCGCCAATCCCACCGACATCTCGGGCATCTACGTGCGCGCACGTGACGGCAGCATGGTCCAGCTGGACAACCTGCTGGGTGTGCACGAAGGCGTGTCGCCGCAGTCGCTCAACCACTTCAACCGCCTGCGCGCCGTGAAGATCGACGCCGCCGTCGCGCCGGGCTACGCGCTGGGCGAAGTGCTGGAACACATGCACCAGGTGGCCCGCGAGGTCCTGCCCAACACGATCATCACGGACCTGGACGGCCAGTCGCGCGAGTTCCGCGATTCGTCGGGCAGCATCTATCTGGTGTTCGCGATGGCGCTGGCGTTCATCTATCTGGTGCTGGCCGCGCAGTTCGAAAGCTGGCGCAATCCGTTCATCATCATGCTGTCGGTGCCGCTGTCCATGACGGGCGCATTGCTGGCGCTGTGGCTGACGGGCGGCACGCTGTCCATCTACAGCCAGATCGGGCTCATTACGCTGGTCGGCCTGATCACCAAGCACGGCATCCTGATCGTGGAATTCACGAATCAGCTGCGCGACGAGGGCAGGGAACTGTTCGAGGCCGTGATCGAAGCCAGCGTGCTGCGCCTGCGACCCATTTTGATGACGACGGGCGCCATGGTGCTGGGTACCGTCCCCCTGGCGCTGTCCACGGGTGCGGGGGCGGAATCGCGCCAGCAGATCGGCTGGGTTCTGGTCGGCGGGCTGTTGCTGGGTACACTACTGACCTTGTTCGTCGTGCCGGTGGCCTATACGTTGATTGCCACTGCACGCAAGAAGGCCGGCAAGTCCGGCAGCGAAGCGGATCACCCGCACACGCCGCCAGCCCCGCAGCCTCAAACCTCTGAATAG
- a CDS encoding tellurite resistance TerB family protein: MSARQLLDQLLQSGQGLLSDTTNRVQNATGGKGSSLLSGLGGGALGAGALGLLMGSKKARKIGGKVAMYGGMAALGALAYRAYGDWQRKQAGAPTAPPQTLDRLPAPEAEQHSNAVLTAMIGAAKADGHIGPEEKTLLETELAKLSSDAQDRRWLEAELSRPLDPSVIAQSAKTPEMAAEMYLASLLVVDEESYMERAYLDELARQLKLEPGLKEQLEQHAKAAA; this comes from the coding sequence ATGAGCGCCCGGCAATTACTCGATCAACTGTTGCAGTCCGGACAAGGCCTGCTTTCCGACACCACGAACCGCGTCCAGAACGCCACGGGCGGCAAGGGTTCGTCCCTGCTTTCCGGCTTGGGCGGCGGGGCTCTGGGGGCTGGCGCCCTGGGCCTCTTGATGGGCAGCAAGAAGGCCCGCAAGATCGGCGGCAAGGTCGCCATGTACGGCGGCATGGCCGCGCTGGGCGCATTGGCGTATCGCGCCTACGGCGACTGGCAGCGCAAGCAGGCCGGCGCCCCCACCGCCCCGCCCCAGACGCTGGACCGCCTACCCGCCCCCGAGGCCGAACAGCACAGCAACGCCGTCCTCACCGCCATGATCGGCGCGGCCAAGGCCGACGGCCACATCGGCCCCGAGGAAAAAACCCTGCTGGAAACCGAACTGGCCAAGCTGTCGTCCGACGCCCAGGACCGCCGCTGGCTGGAAGCCGAGCTGTCGCGCCCGCTGGATCCGTCCGTGATCGCCCAGTCGGCCAAGACGCCCGAAATGGCGGCCGAGATGTACCTGGCCAGCCTGCTCGTCGTGGACGAGGAAAGCTACATGGAGCGAGCCTATCTGGACGAGCTGGCGCGTCAGCTCAAGCTGGAACCCGGCCTGAAGGAACAGCTGGAGCAGCACGCCAAGGCGGCTGCCTGA
- a CDS encoding OsmC family protein — protein sequence MSIRVRQNAPQTLQFTATAEGHDLPLDMPKPQGEGPDPHDYFDTALGGCKAMTLMVYAQRKGLPLESVGVEVVRDASEERRGIYRLTAKLTLHGDLSDAQIDELLAVAEKCPIHKLMTAVDVQVSTLIVRQD from the coding sequence ATGAGCATCCGCGTGCGCCAGAATGCGCCCCAGACCCTGCAATTCACCGCAACGGCCGAAGGCCACGACCTGCCGCTGGACATGCCGAAGCCGCAAGGCGAGGGGCCGGATCCGCATGATTACTTTGACACCGCGCTGGGCGGCTGCAAGGCGATGACCCTGATGGTCTACGCGCAGCGCAAGGGCCTGCCGCTGGAGTCGGTGGGGGTGGAAGTGGTGCGCGATGCCAGCGAGGAACGCCGTGGCATCTACCGCCTGACCGCCAAGCTGACGCTGCACGGCGACTTGTCCGATGCCCAGATCGACGAATTGCTGGCGGTGGCCGAGAAATGCCCGATCCACAAGCTGATGACGGCGGTGGACGTGCAGGTGTCCACGCTGATCGTGCGGCAGGACTGA